From Leptotrichia wadei, one genomic window encodes:
- a CDS encoding MliC family protein: MKLLKKSMLVLSVMTLIGGMSFAAATKTRKKAVAKKTVAKKVASESYTCGSEKITVAYPTTKTARLTTKAGKVYNLNIAVSGSGSRYVSKNGNIEFFKGGKDAIYRGPNGIEKSCTKR; this comes from the coding sequence ATGAAATTATTAAAAAAATCTATGTTAGTATTATCTGTAATGACATTAATTGGAGGAATGAGCTTTGCTGCTGCAACTAAGACTAGAAAAAAAGCAGTTGCTAAAAAAACAGTAGCTAAAAAAGTTGCTTCAGAATCATATACTTGCGGTTCTGAAAAAATAACAGTTGCTTATCCAACAACAAAAACTGCAAGATTAACAACTAAAGCAGGAAAAGTTTATAACTTAAATATTGCAGTATCAGGTAGTGGATCAAGATATGTTTCTAAAAATGGAAATATTGAATTTTTTAAAGGTGGAAAAGATGCCATTTATAGAGGACCTAATGGTATTGAAAAATCTTGTACAAAAAGATAA
- a CDS encoding gamma-glutamyl-gamma-aminobutyrate hydrolase family protein has translation MKKPIIGISSNILGLEKGLFAGYKRSYVDVSYINAVINAGGVPHILPLNEHEDIIEEFVKSVDGIILTGGNDVFPLLYGEEPKEKLGEIFPERDKFDSLLIRYAITYEKPIFGICRGMQIINVECGGSLYQDLSYDENVKIKHFQKARAHTPTHSISVATNCFLSDIYPEGIGFINSYHHQTINQLAPGFSVIAKSTDDVIEAIENISNETFIIGVQWHPEMMAINDELAQKLFKKFVNEVSLRKKD, from the coding sequence ATGAAAAAACCTATTATTGGAATCTCAAGTAATATACTTGGACTGGAAAAAGGGCTATTTGCTGGATATAAACGATCTTATGTGGATGTTTCCTATATTAATGCCGTGATAAATGCTGGTGGAGTGCCACATATTCTACCTTTGAATGAGCACGAAGACATCATTGAGGAATTTGTAAAAAGTGTGGATGGAATAATTTTAACTGGAGGAAATGATGTTTTTCCGCTTCTTTATGGGGAAGAACCAAAAGAAAAGCTGGGAGAAATATTTCCTGAGCGTGATAAATTTGACTCACTTCTTATCCGTTATGCAATTACCTATGAGAAGCCAATCTTCGGAATTTGCCGTGGAATGCAGATAATTAATGTTGAATGTGGCGGATCACTTTATCAGGATCTTTCCTATGATGAAAATGTTAAAATAAAGCATTTCCAGAAGGCTAGGGCTCATACTCCAACCCATTCTATTTCCGTAGCGACAAACTGCTTTTTAAGCGACATTTATCCTGAAGGGATTGGATTTATAAATAGTTACCATCATCAAACGATAAATCAGCTGGCACCTGGATTTTCTGTAATAGCAAAAAGTACAGATGATGTAATCGAGGCAATTGAAAATATTTCAAATGAAACTTTTATCATTGGAGTTCAATGGCATCCAGAAATGATGGCTATTAATGATGAACTGGCACAAAAACTATTTAAAAAATTTGTAAATGAAGTAAGTTTAAGAAAAAAAGATTAA
- the gltB gene encoding glutamate synthase large subunit, with translation MDNNIQNVKSQKYELSKNSLYEPYFEKDNCGMGFIANIDNKKTNQVVKDGIRILAGLEHRGAEGYDSETGDGAGLLFEVPHKFFAEIVPNLPEFGDYGVANIFFPTVKEEFEKIKEIVEETVKNSKDEILTWREVPIKKDAVGVQAQSTMPSVWQLFIKRVNSSKEDFEKNLYILRRKIENAVKKANCDTEDKFYITKLSSKSIVYKGLVKPDQIENFYIDLQSDKLVSSYCLVHQRFSTNTFPSWKLAHPFRFLAHNGEINTVKGNVNWMKAREIALASPNYEDIKELFPINDEEWSDSANLDAVIELLVFSGKTLMEAISILVPAAWEKDHTKSEDLKAFYDYYSGLMEAWDGPAAMIMTDSRYLVAKLDRNGLRPLRYILTDDNQMLVGSEVGTLPIKPENIVQSGRVKPGKVFVIDLEKKKLYNDDEVTEKVLNGTDFKKLIKDKKNVNDLMKEANFDYNRTSDLDDIYNKLKLFSYSREDLHILISRMAITGQEPLGSMGNDAALAIFAEKPKLLYSYFKQLFAQVTNPPIDPIRENFVMSLRTQLYRKANILEEIPEAGETVVLDSPIMDNKTMEFLKNYERNGKKPAILDITFKPTENLEERLDKIFKLAEDAIDSGVKSIILSDRNADTENVAIPALLAVAGLHHYLIRNKKRNEIDILVETGEAREIMHFALLIGYGATAINPYLALDSIEYMVKNKLYLNADESEIKDLQYNYLKAQKKSILKTMSKMGISTVDSYRGAQIFEAVGLSTELVKKYFTGTVSRIEGLTIKTLEDEVLNNFDDAIDSINLGAETLYVDGEYSWMKEGTNRILTPDAIAKVQDAANRDDYNTYKEFAKIVNDQSQHLLTIRGMLKFHSDRKPVSIDEVEPVEAIMRRFVTGAMSFGSISKEAHEAIARALNTIGGRSNSGEGGENPERFLDNRRSATKQIASGRFGVTTDYLVNADELQIKMAQGAKPGEGGQLPGFKVNKEIGATRHTTPGISLISPPPHHDIYSIEDLAQLIFDLKNVNEKARISVKLVSEAGVGVVASGVAKAKSEMILISGHDGGTGASPLSSIKHAGLPWELGLSEAHQILKEHKLRSRVTLQVDGKLKTGRDLVIGAILGAEEFGFATMPLVILGCIMMRKCHTNMCPVGVATQSEELRKKFTGQYENIIRYFRFISQEAREIMAELGVTKLDELIGKADEFLEVSKTSKLEKVKNVDLGKILYTNKNSDSPNVKTQNQDFKMENIIDRKLIKLAKATFESDKNNVQKTVINEKIENFDRSFGAMLSGEVARTFGGYKLEDDTITLNLEGIGGQSFGVFGAKGITYNLTGQSNDYIGKGLFGAKIIIKKPEVSKYEADENIIGGNAILYGAIRGEAYLNGVAGERFCVRNSGAVAVVEGVGDHGCEYMTGGRAVILGETGKNFAAGMSGGIAYVYDKNNTFEQNLNKEMVEFDELNEVYENEIKTYVEKHFNYTGSVVAKEILNNWKTEKQNFKVVIAPEFKEIFERGEA, from the coding sequence TTGGATAATAACATTCAAAATGTAAAATCACAAAAATATGAGCTTTCTAAAAATTCACTTTATGAGCCGTATTTTGAAAAAGACAACTGCGGTATGGGATTTATCGCAAATATTGACAATAAAAAAACTAATCAAGTTGTAAAAGATGGAATAAGAATTTTAGCTGGATTGGAACACCGTGGAGCTGAAGGATATGACAGTGAAACTGGAGATGGAGCTGGACTTTTATTTGAAGTGCCACACAAATTTTTTGCAGAAATAGTTCCAAATCTTCCAGAATTTGGAGATTATGGAGTTGCTAACATATTTTTCCCAACTGTAAAAGAAGAATTTGAAAAAATAAAGGAAATTGTCGAAGAAACTGTAAAAAATTCAAAAGATGAAATCCTAACTTGGAGAGAAGTTCCTATAAAAAAAGATGCCGTTGGAGTTCAAGCACAATCTACAATGCCATCTGTCTGGCAACTTTTCATAAAAAGAGTAAATTCATCAAAAGAAGATTTTGAAAAAAATCTTTATATTTTGAGAAGAAAAATTGAAAATGCCGTAAAAAAAGCAAACTGCGACACTGAAGATAAATTTTACATAACAAAATTATCTTCAAAATCAATAGTTTATAAAGGTTTAGTAAAACCTGATCAAATCGAGAACTTCTATATCGACTTGCAATCAGACAAACTTGTAAGTTCTTATTGCCTAGTTCACCAAAGATTTAGTACGAACACTTTCCCATCTTGGAAACTTGCTCACCCATTCAGATTTTTGGCACACAATGGGGAAATTAATACTGTAAAAGGAAATGTAAACTGGATGAAAGCCAGAGAAATTGCACTAGCTTCGCCTAATTACGAAGATATTAAAGAATTATTCCCAATAAATGATGAAGAATGGTCAGATTCGGCTAATCTTGATGCAGTTATTGAACTACTTGTATTTTCTGGAAAAACTTTGATGGAAGCGATTTCAATTTTAGTTCCTGCAGCTTGGGAAAAGGATCATACTAAATCTGAAGATTTAAAAGCATTTTATGACTATTATTCAGGATTAATGGAAGCTTGGGATGGACCTGCGGCTATGATTATGACTGATTCCAGATATTTGGTTGCAAAACTTGATAGAAATGGACTTAGACCGCTTAGATATATTTTGACTGATGATAATCAGATGCTTGTCGGTTCTGAAGTTGGAACTTTGCCAATAAAACCTGAAAATATTGTTCAAAGTGGAAGAGTTAAACCTGGAAAAGTTTTTGTAATTGATCTAGAAAAGAAAAAATTGTATAACGATGATGAAGTTACTGAAAAAGTCTTGAACGGAACTGACTTCAAAAAATTAATTAAAGATAAGAAAAATGTAAACGATTTAATGAAAGAAGCTAATTTTGATTACAATAGAACTAGCGATTTAGATGACATTTACAACAAATTAAAATTATTTAGTTATTCAAGAGAAGATTTACACATCTTGATTTCAAGAATGGCTATAACTGGACAAGAACCTCTTGGTTCAATGGGAAATGACGCAGCACTTGCTATTTTTGCCGAAAAGCCAAAATTGCTTTACAGCTACTTTAAACAATTGTTTGCACAAGTAACAAATCCTCCAATTGACCCAATTAGAGAAAATTTTGTTATGTCGCTTAGAACACAGCTTTATAGAAAAGCAAATATTTTAGAAGAAATTCCTGAAGCTGGAGAAACTGTAGTTTTGGATTCTCCAATTATGGACAACAAGACTATGGAATTTTTGAAAAATTATGAAAGAAATGGGAAAAAACCTGCTATTTTAGATATAACTTTCAAACCAACTGAAAACTTGGAAGAAAGACTGGATAAAATATTTAAGCTTGCTGAAGATGCAATTGATAGCGGAGTAAAATCTATTATTTTATCTGACAGAAATGCTGATACTGAAAATGTGGCAATTCCAGCTTTGCTTGCTGTTGCTGGACTTCATCACTATTTAATTAGAAATAAAAAAAGAAATGAAATTGATATTTTAGTGGAAACTGGGGAAGCTAGAGAAATTATGCATTTTGCATTGCTGATCGGATACGGTGCAACTGCAATTAACCCTTACTTGGCACTTGATTCAATCGAATATATGGTAAAAAATAAACTTTACTTGAATGCTGATGAATCTGAAATAAAAGATTTGCAATACAACTATTTGAAAGCTCAGAAAAAATCAATTTTGAAAACTATGTCAAAAATGGGAATTTCAACTGTTGACAGTTACAGAGGAGCACAAATTTTTGAAGCTGTTGGATTATCAACTGAATTAGTTAAAAAATATTTCACAGGAACTGTTTCAAGAATCGAAGGGCTTACAATTAAAACGTTGGAAGATGAAGTGCTAAATAACTTTGACGATGCAATTGATTCAATTAATCTTGGTGCTGAAACACTTTATGTGGATGGAGAATATTCTTGGATGAAGGAAGGAACAAATAGAATCTTAACTCCTGATGCGATTGCAAAAGTTCAAGATGCCGCAAATAGAGATGATTACAACACTTATAAGGAATTTGCGAAAATTGTAAATGACCAAAGTCAGCATTTGCTTACAATAAGAGGAATGCTAAAATTCCATTCTGACAGAAAACCTGTTTCAATTGATGAAGTTGAGCCTGTTGAAGCAATTATGAGAAGATTTGTTACTGGAGCTATGTCATTCGGTTCAATTTCAAAAGAAGCTCACGAAGCGATTGCAAGAGCACTAAATACGATTGGTGGTCGTTCTAATTCTGGAGAAGGTGGAGAAAATCCTGAAAGATTTTTAGACAACAGAAGAAGTGCCACAAAACAAATTGCATCTGGAAGATTTGGAGTTACAACTGATTATTTGGTAAATGCCGATGAGTTACAAATTAAGATGGCTCAAGGGGCAAAACCTGGAGAAGGTGGACAATTACCTGGATTTAAAGTTAATAAGGAAATTGGTGCTACTCGTCATACAACGCCTGGAATTAGCTTAATTTCTCCACCACCACACCACGATATTTACTCAATCGAAGATTTGGCACAGCTAATTTTTGATTTAAAAAATGTAAATGAAAAAGCTAGAATTAGTGTTAAATTAGTATCTGAAGCTGGAGTTGGAGTCGTTGCTTCTGGAGTTGCTAAAGCAAAATCTGAAATGATCTTAATTTCTGGACATGACGGAGGAACTGGAGCATCACCACTATCTTCAATTAAACATGCTGGATTGCCTTGGGAATTAGGACTTTCTGAAGCTCACCAAATTTTAAAAGAACACAAATTGAGAAGTAGAGTTACTCTTCAAGTTGATGGAAAATTAAAAACAGGTAGAGATTTAGTAATTGGAGCGATTTTAGGAGCTGAAGAATTTGGATTTGCGACAATGCCGCTTGTAATTTTAGGATGTATTATGATGAGAAAATGTCATACAAATATGTGTCCAGTTGGAGTTGCAACTCAATCTGAAGAACTTCGTAAGAAATTTACTGGACAATATGAAAATATTATTAGATACTTTAGATTTATCTCACAAGAAGCAAGAGAAATTATGGCTGAACTTGGAGTTACAAAACTTGATGAATTAATTGGAAAAGCTGATGAATTCTTGGAAGTTTCTAAAACTTCAAAATTAGAAAAAGTTAAAAATGTAGACTTAGGAAAAATTCTTTACACTAACAAGAATAGCGACAGTCCAAATGTAAAAACTCAAAATCAAGACTTCAAAATGGAAAATATCATCGATAGAAAATTAATTAAACTTGCTAAAGCAACTTTTGAAAGCGATAAAAATAATGTTCAAAAAACTGTAATTAATGAAAAAATTGAAAACTTTGATAGAAGTTTTGGAGCGATGTTAAGTGGAGAAGTTGCTAGAACATTTGGTGGATATAAACTTGAAGATGATACAATTACACTAAACTTGGAAGGAATCGGTGGACAAAGTTTTGGTGTGTTTGGAGCAAAAGGAATTACATATAATTTGACTGGACAATCAAACGATTATATTGGAAAAGGATTATTCGGTGCAAAAATTATTATTAAAAAACCTGAAGTTTCTAAATACGAAGCAGATGAAAATATAATTGGAGGAAATGCCATTTTATACGGTGCAATCAGAGGAGAAGCTTATTTAAATGGAGTTGCTGGAGAAAGATTCTGTGTTAGAAACTCTGGAGCGGTTGCTGTTGTAGAAGGTGTTGGAGATCACGGTTGTGAATACATGACTGGTGGACGTGCTGTTATTTTAGGAGAAACTGGTAAAAACTTCGCTGCTGGTATGAGTGGTGGAATTGCTTATGTTTATGATAAAAACAATACTTTTGAGCAAAACTTGAATAAAGAAATGGTTGAATTTGATGAACTTAACGAAGTTTATGAAAATGAGATAAAAACTTATGTGGAAAAACACTTTAATTATACAGGAAGTGTCGTTGCAAAAGAAATTTTAAACAATTGGAAAACTGAAAAACAAAACTTTAAAGTTGTTATTGCACCTGAATTTAAAGAAATATTTGAGAGAGGTGAGGCTTAG
- the gmhA gene encoding D-sedoheptulose 7-phosphate isomerase, with protein MLKENIRNSYLTAFETVKAFVENDENIEKTEKISQELALAYKNGKKSLIAGNGGSNCDAMHFAEEFTGRFRKDRRALPSISISDSSHITCVGNDYGFDFIFAKGVEAFGQEGDFFFGISTSGNSKNVIEAVKMAKKKNLKTVALLGKDGGKLKGECDYEFIIPGKTSDRIQEVHMMILHIIIEGVERVLFPENY; from the coding sequence ATGTTAAAGGAAAATATTAGAAATTCGTATTTGACTGCTTTTGAAACTGTAAAGGCATTTGTAGAAAATGACGAAAATATTGAAAAAACAGAAAAAATTTCACAGGAATTGGCATTGGCTTATAAAAATGGGAAAAAGTCGCTAATTGCTGGAAATGGTGGAAGCAACTGTGATGCGATGCACTTTGCAGAAGAATTTACAGGAAGATTTAGAAAGGACAGAAGAGCGCTGCCATCAATAAGTATAAGTGATTCTTCACATATTACTTGTGTTGGGAATGACTATGGATTTGATTTTATCTTTGCAAAAGGTGTAGAGGCATTTGGGCAGGAAGGGGATTTTTTCTTTGGAATATCGACTTCGGGAAATTCTAAAAATGTGATTGAGGCTGTAAAAATGGCAAAGAAAAAAAATCTTAAAACTGTGGCATTGCTTGGAAAAGATGGTGGGAAATTAAAGGGAGAATGTGATTATGAATTTATAATTCCTGGTAAAACATCAGACAGGATTCAGGAAGTTCACATGATGATTTTACATATTATAATTGAAGGCGTAGAAAGAGTTTTATTTCCTGAAAATTATTAA
- the cls gene encoding cardiolipin synthase, which yields MHELAIIISTWVIPFERIHYLIIIILAVSILLSDRSPNAMLSWIFTIFTFPLGGAILYLLFGINWRKNKIISKRMKGEEKKLFSRLFNFMQRDVSDIFRSRDFFYYNRLKNIDGNADKMSESEIKKKIQGQIDTMITNIGLPAQQREIVKMLYRAEGTFLTNNDSYKLFYGGKEAFDSILEDIGNAKNTIYMEYFIWKADELGERIKNALIKKAKEGVKIKLLFDGVGTWKLPKKYKRELRNAGIEIRWFLDVKFFISKMNYRNHRKIALIDNKIVHTGGMNVGQEYIDGGKRFESWRDTNIRITGEIIGQYLAIFVTDWLNSGGKYSFGEDVKGEAVHELEEQKPIDKQEKLEYLMQVSSSGPDTEWTTLKYLYSKMIATAKNEVLIQSPYFVPDTDLVSQLKMAALSGVKIKIMITGVPDKKMPYWIAETYFAELIEAGIEIFRYKAGFLHSKNIIVDEKISTMGTCNFDMRSFEINYEVNSVFYSVEISKDLKTQFLKDLEVCERFDEARLKKVTFRKRLRNSVFKLISPIM from the coding sequence ATGCACGAATTGGCTATAATCATTTCAACTTGGGTAATTCCGTTTGAGAGAATACATTATTTGATAATTATTATTTTAGCTGTATCAATACTGCTGTCTGATAGATCACCAAATGCGATGCTCTCTTGGATTTTTACAATTTTTACATTTCCGCTTGGTGGGGCAATATTGTATCTCCTGTTTGGAATTAACTGGAGAAAGAATAAGATAATTTCAAAGAGAATGAAGGGTGAAGAAAAAAAACTGTTTTCAAGACTTTTTAACTTTATGCAGCGGGATGTATCGGATATTTTCAGGTCACGGGACTTTTTTTATTATAATCGGCTAAAAAATATAGATGGAAATGCTGATAAAATGTCTGAATCTGAAATAAAGAAAAAAATTCAAGGTCAAATTGATACGATGATAACAAATATTGGACTTCCTGCTCAGCAAAGGGAAATTGTGAAAATGCTTTACAGGGCTGAAGGGACCTTTTTGACTAATAATGATTCCTATAAGCTGTTTTACGGCGGTAAAGAGGCTTTTGACTCTATTTTGGAGGATATTGGAAATGCGAAAAATACGATTTATATGGAATATTTTATATGGAAGGCTGATGAATTAGGAGAAAGAATAAAAAATGCACTTATAAAAAAGGCAAAGGAAGGTGTCAAGATAAAACTGCTTTTTGATGGGGTAGGGACATGGAAATTACCGAAAAAGTATAAAAGGGAGCTTAGAAATGCCGGAATTGAAATAAGATGGTTTTTGGATGTAAAATTTTTTATTTCCAAGATGAATTATAGAAATCATCGTAAAATAGCCTTAATTGACAATAAAATAGTTCATACTGGCGGAATGAATGTGGGTCAGGAATATATAGACGGCGGAAAGCGATTTGAAAGCTGGAGGGATACGAATATTAGAATTACTGGGGAAATAATAGGGCAGTATCTTGCGATTTTTGTAACAGATTGGCTAAATAGTGGAGGTAAATACAGTTTTGGTGAAGATGTAAAGGGGGAAGCGGTTCACGAATTGGAAGAGCAGAAGCCGATTGACAAACAGGAAAAGCTGGAATATTTAATGCAGGTTTCTTCAAGCGGGCCTGACACAGAGTGGACGACTTTAAAATATTTGTATTCTAAAATGATTGCAACTGCAAAAAATGAAGTTTTGATTCAAAGCCCTTATTTTGTGCCTGATACAGATTTGGTTTCCCAGCTGAAAATGGCAGCCCTTTCGGGAGTAAAAATAAAAATAATGATTACAGGAGTACCTGATAAAAAGATGCCATATTGGATTGCAGAAACTTATTTTGCAGAATTGATAGAGGCTGGAATTGAGATTTTTAGATATAAGGCAGGATTTTTGCACAGTAAAAATATAATAGTGGATGAAAAAATATCTACGATGGGAACGTGTAACTTTGATATGAGAAGTTTTGAAATAAATTATGAAGTAAATTCGGTATTTTATAGTGTAGAAATTAGTAAAGATTTAAAGACACAGTTTTTGAAAGATTTGGAAGTGTGTGAAAGATTTGATGAGGCAAGATTGAAGAAGGTGACTTTTAGAAAACGGCTGAGAAATTCTGTATTCAAGTTAATTTCACCAATAATGTAA
- a CDS encoding LysR family transcriptional regulator, whose protein sequence is MDVHHLKIFFEACKEKSFTKAAKNLFISQSAVSIQIKKLETKLGIQLIERNSKNFRLTFAGKELYRMSKDVFDKILRVEKEMEKISHYGKGKICIGATHNIGEPVLPRIMVEFKKNNPEIEFDLYIKNRESLVRHLKEGTVDIALMEEYFIEDKEIKVIETEEYPFVVVAGREISDYRELKGMQLLKRDTLLTSKYLDLFEKIIGFNLENRIVINGSIETMKNFIKSGLGFAVLPYYSVYEEIEKGALKVIHNFEKSEDKFQIAYIRENGEKPGISKFLKFVKNYKITPALFSIKNK, encoded by the coding sequence GTGGATGTACATCATTTAAAAATTTTCTTTGAGGCATGCAAGGAAAAAAGTTTTACTAAAGCTGCAAAAAATTTATTTATAAGTCAATCTGCGGTGTCAATACAAATAAAAAAACTGGAAACAAAATTGGGAATCCAGCTTATTGAAAGAAATTCTAAAAATTTTAGGCTAACTTTTGCAGGAAAAGAACTTTATCGAATGTCAAAGGATGTTTTTGATAAGATTTTACGGGTAGAAAAGGAAATGGAGAAAATCTCGCATTATGGCAAGGGGAAGATTTGCATAGGGGCGACTCATAATATTGGTGAGCCTGTATTGCCGAGGATCATGGTGGAATTTAAGAAAAATAACCCCGAAATTGAATTTGATTTGTATATTAAGAATCGGGAATCACTTGTGAGGCATTTAAAGGAAGGAACAGTTGATATTGCCCTAATGGAGGAATATTTTATTGAGGATAAGGAAATAAAAGTGATTGAAACGGAAGAATACCCATTTGTTGTTGTGGCTGGAAGAGAAATATCAGATTACAGGGAATTGAAGGGAATGCAGCTGTTAAAGCGGGATACGCTTTTGACAAGTAAATATCTTGACTTATTTGAAAAAATAATTGGATTTAATTTGGAAAACCGTATTGTAATAAACGGAAGTATTGAAACTATGAAAAATTTTATAAAAAGTGGGCTTGGTTTTGCTGTTTTGCCATATTATAGTGTTTATGAGGAAATTGAAAAGGGCGCTTTGAAAGTTATTCATAATTTTGAAAAATCAGAAGATAAATTTCAAATTGCCTATATTCGTGAAAATGGAGAAAAGCCGGGAATTTCAAAGTTTTTAAAATTTGTAAAAAATTATAAAATTACGCCTGCTTTATTTTCGATAAAAAATAAATAA
- a CDS encoding glutamate synthase subunit beta: MGKLGGFLEIEREEKKIREISDRIKDFNEIDVPLNDEYIKTQAARCMDCGVPFCHWACPVDNHCPEWQDLVYNGEWKKALDLLLSTNPFPEFTGRICPALCEGSCTLGKNDKPVTTKNIELALIEKGWENGWVKPKTPKKRFDKKIAVIGSGPSGLAAAQTLNRYGYNVTVYERDEKPGGLLALGIPDFKLDKKIIDRRVKLMEDEGVKFIYNVEAGKDISTEELESKYDIIVMACGSKQGRDLKIKGREAKGVHLAMEFLTQQNRKVSNVPLYDEEINVKGKHVLVIGGGDTGSDCVGTSVRQGAASVKQIEILNRPSETRTSKNPWPQFPMYLKTSTSHKEATEVYGNDPREWNVTTKKFIKDENGNLCGVKIAKVESFVNEDGRLGFREVEGSEEIIKVDFVFLAIGFLHPYFEGLLENSKVELDGRGNVSANVIDFKTSAPKYFAAGDVRRGQSLVVWAISEGRNAAKAIHEYLRKNKN, from the coding sequence ATGGGAAAACTAGGTGGATTTTTAGAAATTGAAAGAGAAGAAAAAAAAATTAGGGAAATTTCTGACAGAATTAAAGATTTTAATGAAATTGATGTCCCTTTAAACGATGAATATATAAAAACACAAGCGGCTAGATGTATGGACTGCGGAGTACCTTTTTGCCACTGGGCCTGTCCTGTCGACAACCACTGTCCTGAATGGCAAGATTTAGTTTATAACGGTGAATGGAAAAAGGCTTTGGACTTGCTTTTGTCAACAAATCCATTTCCTGAATTTACTGGGCGAATTTGTCCAGCACTCTGTGAAGGAAGCTGTACTTTAGGAAAAAATGATAAACCTGTAACTACTAAAAATATTGAACTTGCTCTTATTGAAAAAGGTTGGGAAAATGGATGGGTAAAACCAAAAACTCCTAAAAAAAGATTTGATAAAAAAATTGCAGTAATTGGAAGTGGACCATCTGGACTTGCTGCTGCTCAAACTTTAAATAGATACGGTTATAATGTAACAGTTTATGAAAGAGATGAAAAACCAGGTGGACTTCTTGCTTTAGGAATTCCTGATTTCAAATTGGATAAAAAAATCATCGATAGAAGAGTTAAATTAATGGAAGATGAAGGTGTTAAATTTATTTACAATGTTGAAGCTGGAAAAGATATTTCTACTGAAGAATTAGAAAGCAAATATGATATTATTGTTATGGCTTGTGGTTCTAAACAAGGTAGAGATTTAAAAATAAAAGGAAGAGAAGCTAAAGGTGTTCATTTGGCTATGGAATTCTTAACTCAACAAAATAGAAAAGTTAGCAATGTTCCTTTATATGACGAAGAAATCAATGTAAAAGGTAAACATGTGCTTGTAATTGGTGGTGGAGATACTGGTTCTGACTGTGTTGGGACTTCTGTAAGACAGGGTGCTGCAAGTGTAAAACAAATTGAAATTTTAAACAGACCGTCTGAAACTCGTACATCAAAAAACCCTTGGCCACAATTTCCAATGTATCTAAAAACTTCGACTTCTCACAAGGAAGCAACTGAAGTTTATGGAAATGACCCAAGAGAATGGAATGTTACAACAAAAAAATTTATTAAAGATGAAAATGGAAATCTTTGTGGAGTAAAAATTGCAAAAGTTGAAAGTTTTGTAAATGAAGATGGAAGACTTGGATTTAGAGAAGTTGAAGGTTCTGAAGAAATAATAAAAGTTGACTTTGTCTTTTTAGCAATCGGATTTTTACATCCATATTTTGAAGGACTTTTGGAAAACTCAAAAGTTGAATTAGATGGGCGTGGAAATGTAAGTGCAAATGTCATCGACTTTAAAACTTCTGCTCCAAAATATTTTGCCGCAGGAGATGTAAGACGAGGGCAATCGCTTGTTGTCTGGGCAATTAGTGAAGGTAGAAATGCTGCTAAGGCTATTCATGAATATTTGAGAAAAAATAAAAACTAA